Proteins encoded within one genomic window of Streptomyces profundus:
- a CDS encoding sodium-translocating pyrophosphatase, giving the protein MAHPHVMQAADAVELTSGNRSLVLLIAVVALAALGLAVVLVRQVLAASDGTDNMRRIAAAIQEGANAYLARQLRTLAGFAVVVVFLLLLLPADDWNERIGRSLFFVIGAVFSAGTGYLGMWLAVRSNVRVAAAAREAGEKDLVSVRHQAMRIAFRTGGVVGMCTVGLGLLGAACVVLVYTADAPKVLEGFGLGAALIAMFMRVGGGIFTKAADVGADLVGKVEQGIPEDDPRNAATIADNVGDNVGDCAGMAADLFESYAVTLVAALILGTVAFGDAGLAYPLLVPAIGVLTAMAGIFLVAPRRSDRTSMTAINRGFFLSAGISLVLVAIATFVYLPSSFAELDGITDAGIATHDADPRLFALAAVAIGIVLAALIQQLTGYFTEPSRRPVRDIGKTSRTGPATVVLAGLSLGLESAVYTALLVGLSVYAAFTLAGGTIMLALFAVALAGTGLLTTVGVIVAMDTFGPVADNAQGIAEMSGDVEGEGAQVLTDLDAVGNTTKAVTKGIAIATAVLAAAALFGSYRDAVAEAIADAGLTAEQVLAETALSLDISQPNNLVGLIMGAAVVFLFSGLAINAVSRSAGSVVYEVRRQFRERPGIMNYTEQPEYGKVVDICTRDSLRELATPGLLAVMAPIAVGFSMGVGPLGAYLAGAIGTGILMAVFLANSGGAWDNAKKLVEDGHHGGKGSEAHEATVIGDTIGDPFKDTAGPAINPLLKVMNLVALLIAPAVITLSYGDDASAWARGLIAGVAVAVIVAAVHVSRRRGIAVEDGPADGDGVAGKVANRPTTG; this is encoded by the coding sequence ATGGCACATCCCCATGTCATGCAGGCAGCTGACGCCGTCGAACTCACCAGTGGAAACCGGTCCCTCGTCCTGCTGATCGCGGTGGTCGCCCTGGCGGCACTGGGGCTCGCGGTCGTGCTGGTGCGGCAGGTGCTGGCCGCGTCCGACGGCACCGACAACATGCGGCGGATCGCCGCGGCCATTCAGGAGGGTGCCAACGCCTATCTCGCCAGACAACTCCGCACACTCGCGGGGTTCGCGGTCGTCGTGGTGTTTCTGCTGTTGCTACTCCCGGCCGACGACTGGAACGAACGCATCGGCCGCTCGCTGTTCTTCGTGATCGGCGCCGTCTTTTCCGCCGGCACCGGGTATCTCGGAATGTGGTTGGCGGTGCGCAGCAATGTCCGTGTGGCGGCTGCTGCGCGTGAGGCCGGCGAAAAGGATCTCGTCTCGGTGCGGCACCAGGCGATGCGCATAGCCTTCCGCACCGGTGGCGTGGTCGGAATGTGCACCGTCGGCCTGGGGCTGCTGGGCGCCGCCTGCGTGGTGCTGGTCTACACGGCCGACGCGCCCAAGGTGTTGGAGGGATTCGGCCTGGGCGCCGCGCTGATCGCGATGTTCATGCGGGTCGGCGGTGGCATCTTCACCAAGGCCGCCGATGTGGGCGCCGACCTGGTCGGCAAGGTGGAGCAGGGCATCCCCGAGGACGATCCGCGCAACGCCGCCACCATCGCCGACAACGTCGGCGACAACGTGGGCGACTGCGCCGGCATGGCCGCCGACCTCTTCGAGTCCTACGCGGTCACCCTGGTCGCCGCGCTGATCCTGGGCACCGTGGCGTTCGGCGACGCCGGCCTGGCCTACCCGCTGCTCGTCCCGGCGATCGGCGTGCTCACCGCGATGGCCGGGATCTTCCTGGTCGCCCCGCGTCGCTCCGACCGCACCAGCATGACCGCCATCAACCGGGGCTTCTTCCTGTCGGCTGGCATCTCCCTGGTGCTGGTGGCCATCGCGACCTTCGTCTATCTCCCGTCCAGCTTCGCCGAGCTGGACGGGATCACCGACGCCGGGATCGCCACCCATGACGCCGATCCGAGGTTGTTCGCACTGGCCGCTGTCGCCATCGGCATCGTGCTGGCCGCGCTGATCCAGCAGCTCACCGGCTACTTCACCGAGCCCAGCCGGCGCCCTGTGCGGGATATCGGCAAGACGTCCCGGACCGGCCCGGCGACGGTGGTGTTGGCCGGGCTCTCGCTGGGCCTTGAGTCCGCCGTCTACACCGCGCTGCTGGTCGGCCTGAGCGTTTACGCCGCGTTCACGCTGGCGGGTGGCACCATCATGTTGGCGCTCTTCGCGGTGGCGCTCGCCGGCACCGGGCTGCTCACCACCGTGGGGGTGATCGTCGCGATGGACACCTTCGGGCCCGTCGCCGACAACGCCCAGGGCATCGCCGAGATGTCGGGCGATGTGGAGGGGGAGGGGGCCCAGGTGCTCACCGATCTGGACGCGGTGGGCAACACCACCAAGGCGGTCACCAAGGGCATCGCGATCGCCACCGCCGTGTTGGCGGCGGCGGCCCTCTTCGGTTCCTACCGGGACGCGGTCGCCGAGGCGATCGCGGACGCCGGGCTGACGGCGGAGCAGGTGCTCGCCGAGACCGCGCTCAGCCTGGACATCTCCCAGCCCAACAACCTGGTCGGGTTGATCATGGGGGCCGCCGTGGTCTTCCTCTTCTCCGGGTTGGCGATCAACGCGGTGTCCAGGTCCGCCGGTTCGGTGGTCTACGAGGTGCGACGGCAGTTCCGGGAGCGTCCCGGGATCATGAACTACACCGAGCAGCCCGAGTACGGAAAGGTCGTGGACATCTGCACCAGGGACTCGCTCCGCGAGTTGGCGACCCCGGGGCTGCTCGCCGTGATGGCCCCCATAGCCGTCGGTTTCAGCATGGGCGTCGGCCCGCTGGGCGCCTATCTGGCCGGCGCCATCGGCACGGGCATCCTGATGGCGGTCTTCCTGGCCAACTCGGGCGGGGCCTGGGACAACGCCAAGAAGCTGGTCGAGGACGGCCATCACGGCGGCAAGGGCAGCGAGGCGCACGAGGCGACGGTGATCGGCGACACCATCGGTGACCCGTTCAAGGACACCGCCGGGCCGGCGATCAATCCGTTGCTCAAGGTGATGAACCTGGTCGCGCTGCTGATCGCGCCCGCCGTGATCACGCTCAGCTATGGCGACGACGCGAGCGCCTGGGCCCGTGGGCTGATCGCGGGCGTGGCGGTGGCGGTGATCGTCGCCGCGGTCCATGTCTCACGGAGACGCGGCATCGCCGTTGAGGACGGCCCGGCTGACGGCGACGGCGTGGCAGGGAAGGTGGCGAACCGGCCGACCACGGGCTGA
- a CDS encoding phosphorothioated DNA-binding restriction endonuclease — protein MTRDQLLAQLAGLRRARVAGQRAPHKPLLVLWLLGRFATDGSTEVSYADAEEPVSALINDFGPAVRSPSQAGQRAALPFVHLERSLWELRDAQGRPLDSHTPGRGTVLRAHGARGRLRPEVERALAEPGTLAAAVTLLLETHFTPALEELIVEAVGLDLTELEVAAARLVTVGGVRRARNAGFADVVLRAYGYACAMCGFDGTLGRRPVGIEAAHIRWHSQRGPDLLTNGLALCALHHTLFDLGALGLTVEGRVRVSGLYAARSAAGRATRQLDGRPLAEPAPGQPGPGRAFVAWHSAEVFKSAERDGEPVA, from the coding sequence GTGACCCGTGACCAACTCCTGGCCCAGCTCGCCGGATTGCGCCGGGCGCGCGTCGCCGGCCAACGCGCTCCGCACAAGCCGCTGCTGGTGCTCTGGCTGCTGGGCCGGTTCGCCACCGACGGCAGCACCGAGGTCAGCTATGCCGACGCCGAGGAGCCGGTGTCCGCTCTGATCAACGACTTCGGCCCGGCCGTGCGCTCCCCGAGCCAGGCCGGGCAGCGCGCCGCGTTGCCGTTCGTCCATCTGGAACGGTCCCTGTGGGAGCTGCGCGACGCCCAGGGCCGACCGCTCGACTCCCACACACCGGGACGCGGCACGGTGTTGCGGGCCCATGGCGCCAGGGGCCGGCTGCGCCCCGAGGTGGAGCGGGCGCTCGCCGAGCCGGGCACGCTGGCCGCCGCGGTGACGCTGCTGCTGGAGACGCACTTCACCCCGGCCCTGGAGGAACTGATCGTCGAGGCCGTGGGGTTGGACCTCACCGAGCTGGAGGTGGCGGCGGCCCGGCTGGTCACGGTGGGGGGCGTGCGGCGCGCCAGGAACGCCGGGTTCGCCGATGTGGTGTTGCGGGCCTACGGCTACGCCTGCGCGATGTGCGGGTTCGACGGGACGCTCGGCCGGCGTCCGGTCGGGATCGAGGCCGCCCATATCCGTTGGCACAGCCAGCGGGGGCCGGATCTGCTGACCAACGGACTGGCGCTGTGCGCCCTGCACCACACCCTGTTCGACCTCGGCGCGCTGGGGTTGACGGTCGAGGGGCGGGTCCGGGTGTCCGGGCTCTATGCCGCGCGCTCGGCCGCCGGGCGGGCCACCCGCCAGTTGGACGGGCGCCCGTTGGCCGAGCCGGCGCCCGGACAGCCCGGGCCCGGGCGGGCGTTCGTCGCCTGGCACAGCGCGGAGGTCTTCAAGAGCGCCGAACGGGACGGCGAACCCGTCGCCTGA
- a CDS encoding NUDIX domain-containing protein: MRWRIHGERQIYDNPWLDLWLVDVEQPDGHRYEHHVIKLRHLAVTALLDEERRVLMLWRHRFVTDTWAWELPMGLIEDGETPEEAAAREAEEETGWRPKSLRPLVYAEPANGITDAEHHVFLAERSVWTGPPTEVNEAERLAWVPLSEVREMIRRREIVSGATLVGLLALLVDQAAPGS, translated from the coding sequence GTGCGGTGGCGGATTCACGGCGAGCGGCAGATCTATGACAACCCATGGCTCGATCTCTGGCTGGTGGATGTGGAGCAGCCCGACGGTCACCGCTACGAGCACCATGTGATCAAGCTGCGGCACCTCGCGGTGACCGCGCTGCTGGACGAGGAGCGGCGGGTGCTGATGCTGTGGCGGCACCGCTTCGTCACGGACACCTGGGCCTGGGAGCTGCCCATGGGCCTGATCGAGGACGGCGAGACGCCCGAGGAGGCCGCCGCGAGGGAGGCTGAGGAGGAGACCGGCTGGCGGCCCAAGAGCCTGCGCCCGCTGGTCTACGCCGAGCCCGCCAACGGCATCACCGACGCCGAGCACCATGTCTTCCTGGCCGAACGGTCCGTCTGGACAGGCCCGCCGACCGAGGTGAACGAGGCGGAGCGCCTCGCCTGGGTGCCGCTCTCCGAGGTCCGCGAGATGATCAGGCGCCGCGAGATCGTCAGCGGGGCCACGCTGGTCGGCCTGCTGGCCCTGCTCGTCGACCAGGCGGCACCGGGGAGTTGA
- a CDS encoding HAD-IA family hydrolase, translating to MAQRQEIFFDAVLCDLDGVLRHWDPGLMSGLDAEFGLPDGALAAAAFHADRLVPAVTGAITDEAWREAVAVHLTPACGAPERARALVAAWTDTPGSVDGEALALLTRARRQVPVVLVTNATTRLDADLAALGLTGAVDAVVNSAREGVAKPDPGIFLVAAARAGVAVDRCLFVDDTLGHVTAAQRLGMTAVHHRGIADLRAALGPVVQG from the coding sequence GTGGCGCAGCGGCAGGAGATTTTCTTCGACGCCGTGCTCTGTGATCTGGACGGGGTGCTGCGGCACTGGGACCCCGGCCTGATGAGCGGGTTGGACGCTGAGTTCGGGCTGCCTGACGGGGCTCTCGCGGCAGCCGCCTTCCACGCGGACCGGCTGGTTCCCGCGGTGACAGGGGCCATCACGGACGAGGCGTGGCGGGAGGCGGTCGCCGTCCATCTCACGCCGGCGTGCGGGGCGCCCGAGCGGGCGCGGGCGCTGGTCGCGGCGTGGACCGATACCCCGGGATCGGTGGATGGCGAAGCGCTCGCCCTGTTGACGCGGGCCCGCCGGCAGGTGCCCGTGGTTCTTGTGACCAACGCCACCACGCGACTTGACGCCGACCTGGCGGCCCTCGGTCTCACCGGCGCGGTGGACGCGGTCGTCAACTCGGCGCGCGAGGGCGTGGCCAAGCCGGATCCCGGGATCTTCCTGGTGGCCGCCGCACGGGCGGGCGTCGCCGTGGACCGTTGCCTCTTCGTCGACGACACGCTCGGCCATGTGACGGCCGCTCAGCGGCTGGGGATGACCGCCGTGCACCACCGGGGCATCGCGGATCTGCGCGCCGCGCTGGGCCCGGTCGTCCAGGGGTGA
- a CDS encoding small secreted protein: protein MKKKLPVALSGCAALVFTLAACGGDDDSKVDEWAQNVCDQVQPQVEKIQQANVAIAEASDGSRSPEEVQEADSEAFRNISDAYGSLADAVDGAGDPPVDDGERLREEAVSELRGISDAYGGLQETMAGLDTSDQGQFAEGLQDIAGQLEELGQSGDEALNELQSGELGEAMARQDGCQSPSSPGEGDDDGAPTDDADETDESAETDETDENADDAGSADEDGAADEEGTEEAVGAEPESDR, encoded by the coding sequence GTGAAGAAGAAGCTCCCGGTGGCACTGTCGGGTTGTGCGGCGTTGGTGTTCACGCTGGCCGCGTGTGGCGGCGACGACGACAGCAAGGTCGACGAGTGGGCGCAGAACGTCTGTGATCAGGTGCAGCCCCAGGTGGAGAAGATCCAGCAGGCGAATGTGGCGATCGCTGAGGCCAGCGACGGCAGCCGGTCCCCCGAGGAGGTTCAGGAGGCCGATTCCGAGGCGTTCCGGAACATCTCCGACGCCTATGGCTCCCTCGCCGACGCCGTGGACGGCGCCGGCGACCCGCCGGTCGACGACGGCGAGCGGCTGCGCGAGGAGGCCGTGTCCGAGCTGCGCGGCATCTCGGACGCCTATGGCGGCCTTCAGGAGACGATGGCCGGTCTGGACACCTCCGACCAGGGGCAGTTCGCCGAGGGCCTCCAGGACATCGCCGGCCAGCTGGAGGAGTTGGGGCAGAGCGGCGACGAGGCCCTCAACGAGTTGCAGTCCGGTGAACTGGGCGAGGCGATGGCCCGTCAGGACGGCTGCCAGAGCCCCTCGTCGCCAGGGGAGGGCGACGACGACGGCGCGCCGACCGACGACGCCGACGAGACCGACGAGAGCGCTGAGACCGACGAGACCGACGAGAACGCCGACGACGCCGGGAGCGCCGACGAGGACGGCGCGGCGGACGAGGAGGGCACCGAGGAGGCCGTGGGGGCGGAGCCCGAGTCGGACCGTTGA